Proteins encoded in a region of the Balneola sp. genome:
- a CDS encoding PadR family transcriptional regulator, translating to MFSKSLVAASSKPLILCILKREKSYGYAITQKVKELSGGAMEWSDGMLYPILKRLEKDGLIQSEWVLSEEGRHRKYYSITEKGIEEIAIEREHWFSAHATMGKLWGLKPELNIS from the coding sequence ATGTTTTCAAAATCCCTTGTAGCAGCTTCATCAAAGCCATTAATACTGTGCATTCTTAAAAGAGAGAAGAGCTACGGCTATGCAATCACACAAAAAGTAAAAGAGCTATCTGGTGGTGCAATGGAATGGTCAGATGGAATGCTTTATCCAATTCTGAAGAGATTGGAAAAGGACGGCCTTATACAATCAGAGTGGGTTCTTTCAGAAGAAGGCCGACATAGGAAATACTATTCCATAACTGAAAAGGGAATAGAAGAAATAGCCATAGAACGTGAGCATTGGTTTAGTGCACATGCCACAATGGGCAAACTTTGGGGATTGAAACCAGAACTCAATATTTCTTAA
- a CDS encoding thioredoxin family protein — protein sequence MKKKTIITAVITAFIGVFLFNALRSTAPIEIDNAPAWRTLATAQEEARETGKLILVDVYEVGCKYCRAMEREVYPDSTVRAVLDAGYIPAKVDGNSEELITFNGQQVMAREWAQGQGIYVFPGTLILDADGNQVKQRTGFMNVDELRQFLY from the coding sequence ATGAAGAAAAAAACTATTATCACCGCTGTAATAACTGCCTTTATAGGAGTTTTTCTTTTTAATGCACTAAGAAGTACAGCTCCCATCGAAATTGATAATGCCCCCGCCTGGAGGACATTAGCTACTGCGCAAGAAGAAGCCAGGGAAACTGGAAAATTAATCTTAGTAGATGTTTATGAAGTAGGCTGTAAATATTGCCGGGCTATGGAAAGAGAAGTGTACCCTGATTCAACAGTGCGAGCGGTGCTTGATGCAGGATATATTCCTGCTAAAGTAGATGGCAATTCTGAGGAGCTTATCACCTTTAACGGACAGCAGGTAATGGCGAGGGAATGGGCCCAAGGCCAGGGGATTTATGTATTTCCTGGAACGCTAATTCTGGATGCAGATGGAAACCAGGTTAAGCAGCGAACAGGTTTTATGAATGTGGACGAGCTTCGTCAATTTTTATACTAA
- a CDS encoding acetoacetate--CoA ligase, with the protein MGNQSEILWEPSQEFTNNSGLMNYQRWVEKHFGLKFADYEEFWNWSNYSYADFWESLWQYFDIISHSEYESVIDSHDMPGAKWFNGATLNYAEHIFRNSSDSRPALIFTNEENEIGTLTWGGLKRYVSATQAYLVEQGIKKGDRVAGYLPNTPEAIICFLAVNSLGAIWSCCSPDFGVNTVIDRFSQIEPKLFFTCDGYQYGGKRIDRLSEAQQISEAISSIETVVLIPTLNGDAKLANSVLWKEVIATPFQELSFTPVEFNHPIWVLYSSGTTGKPKAITHSHGGVLLEHLKYMHFHNDVKPGEHFFWFTTTGWMMWNFLQASLLAGAVPVLFDGSPGTPDLNALWKITSELPIHHFGTSAPFLIACMKKGLSPGRDFDLSALRSIGSTGAPLPPEAFDWVYEHIKKDVWLCSMSGGTDVCTAFVGGIPSKAVKRGRIQGRALGCALTSVDEEGQKVVNSLGEMVIANPMPSMPVHFWGDENYTRYTSSYFESYPGKWCHGDWIQLDEDGSLQIFGRSDATLNRKGIRIGTAEIYSVLDRITGLADSLIVNLEKKDGSDIMPLFVVVEDGFVLEALSETIKQRLIEECSPRHVPDQIIQVDDIPYTLSGKKMEVPVKKALMGLDVSKHMNRDASRNPDAMDVFVRLAGSL; encoded by the coding sequence ATGGGTAATCAATCCGAGATACTGTGGGAACCAAGTCAGGAGTTCACCAACAATAGCGGGTTAATGAACTATCAGCGATGGGTTGAAAAGCATTTCGGCCTCAAATTCGCTGATTATGAAGAATTCTGGAACTGGTCTAATTATAGCTACGCTGACTTCTGGGAATCTCTCTGGCAGTACTTTGACATAATCTCCCATTCCGAATATGAATCTGTGATTGATAGCCACGATATGCCCGGGGCTAAATGGTTTAATGGAGCTACCCTTAATTATGCTGAACATATCTTCCGAAATAGTTCTGATTCAAGGCCAGCGCTAATTTTTACAAATGAGGAAAATGAAATTGGCACCCTTACGTGGGGAGGTCTTAAACGATATGTTTCTGCTACTCAAGCCTACCTTGTGGAGCAGGGAATTAAAAAAGGAGATCGGGTTGCGGGATATCTCCCCAATACCCCTGAAGCTATTATCTGCTTTTTAGCGGTTAACTCGCTGGGTGCAATTTGGTCATGTTGCTCTCCTGATTTTGGGGTGAATACCGTTATTGACCGGTTTTCCCAGATTGAACCTAAGCTCTTTTTTACTTGCGATGGCTATCAATATGGAGGAAAACGAATCGACAGGCTTTCTGAGGCACAACAAATTTCTGAGGCTATCTCATCCATAGAAACCGTGGTTTTGATTCCCACTTTGAATGGGGATGCTAAACTGGCAAACTCAGTACTATGGAAAGAAGTTATAGCTACACCATTCCAGGAACTCTCATTTACACCTGTCGAATTTAATCACCCAATCTGGGTGCTTTACTCCTCAGGAACTACGGGAAAACCAAAGGCTATTACCCATTCCCATGGCGGAGTATTACTTGAGCACTTGAAATACATGCATTTCCACAATGATGTAAAGCCCGGTGAGCACTTTTTCTGGTTTACCACCACTGGCTGGATGATGTGGAACTTCCTTCAGGCCTCTCTACTGGCCGGAGCGGTTCCGGTACTTTTTGACGGAAGCCCGGGAACACCGGATTTAAATGCGCTTTGGAAAATTACTTCCGAGCTTCCAATTCATCATTTCGGAACCAGTGCCCCGTTTCTTATTGCCTGTATGAAGAAAGGACTTAGCCCTGGTAGAGACTTCGACCTCTCCGCGCTTAGGTCTATTGGCTCTACAGGAGCTCCTCTACCTCCTGAAGCTTTTGATTGGGTATATGAACATATAAAAAAGGATGTTTGGTTATGCAGTATGAGCGGAGGTACAGATGTGTGTACTGCTTTTGTTGGCGGAATTCCTTCCAAAGCTGTTAAGCGAGGTCGTATCCAGGGGCGGGCTTTGGGGTGCGCTTTAACAAGTGTTGATGAAGAAGGTCAGAAAGTGGTGAATTCTCTTGGTGAAATGGTTATTGCTAATCCGATGCCTTCGATGCCTGTTCATTTCTGGGGAGATGAAAATTATACCAGATATACCAGCAGTTACTTTGAGTCTTATCCGGGTAAATGGTGCCATGGAGACTGGATACAATTAGATGAAGATGGAAGCCTCCAGATTTTTGGCCGATCAGATGCCACCCTGAACCGAAAAGGCATTCGAATTGGAACTGCGGAAATTTACTCTGTGCTGGATCGTATTACTGGATTGGCAGACTCCCTTATTGTAAATCTGGAAAAGAAAGATGGATCGGACATCATGCCTTTGTTTGTGGTAGTTGAGGACGGTTTTGTTTTGGAGGCTTTATCCGAAACTATTAAACAAAGATTAATAGAAGAGTGCTCGCCACGCCATGTTCCCGATCAGATCATCCAGGTTGATGACATCCCATACACGTTAAGTGGCAAAAAAATGGAAGTACCGGTCAAAAAAGCCTTGATGGGATTAGATGTTTCAAAACACATGAACCGGGATGCCAGCCGAAACCCCGATGCTATGGATGTGTTTGTTAGATTGGCTGGGAGTTTGTAG
- a CDS encoding flavin reductase family protein has translation MGSVKSFDPYDISIPERQGILTAAIGPRPICFASTVDIEGNVNLSPYSFFNAFSNNPPILVFSPSRRGRDGTTKHTYENIKEVPEVCINIVNYPMVEQMSLSSTEYGKGVNEFLKAGFTEVASETIKPPRVKESPVSFECTVDQVIELGSEGGAGNLVLARIQRIHLNTEFLNEEGKLDNAKLDLVGRMGANWYTRANTDSLFEIPKPLLTKGIGVDQLPKHVRESEVLSANNLGRLGNIEQLPSQESIIEARTFRTVAMAYTKFEGEELRNEVHRLAKIEIEAGNAEKALTLLCTLNG, from the coding sequence ATGGGTTCGGTAAAGTCATTTGATCCTTATGACATAAGCATTCCTGAAAGACAGGGAATCTTAACCGCTGCTATCGGACCTCGCCCCATATGTTTTGCAAGCACTGTTGACATAGAGGGGAATGTAAACCTCAGTCCATACAGCTTCTTCAATGCCTTTTCTAATAACCCTCCGATTCTGGTTTTTTCGCCGTCAAGAAGAGGGAGAGATGGTACCACTAAGCACACCTATGAGAATATTAAGGAAGTACCCGAGGTTTGCATCAATATTGTGAACTATCCCATGGTAGAGCAAATGTCGCTTTCAAGTACGGAATATGGAAAGGGTGTAAATGAATTTTTGAAAGCTGGTTTTACGGAGGTTGCTTCCGAAACCATCAAACCACCACGAGTGAAAGAAAGTCCGGTTTCTTTTGAATGTACCGTTGATCAGGTGATTGAATTGGGTTCAGAAGGTGGGGCAGGTAATTTAGTGCTGGCGCGCATACAACGCATTCATCTTAATACCGAGTTTTTAAACGAAGAAGGAAAACTGGACAACGCTAAGCTGGATCTGGTTGGTAGGATGGGTGCCAACTGGTATACCAGAGCAAATACCGATTCACTGTTTGAAATTCCCAAACCTCTTTTAACAAAAGGGATTGGTGTAGATCAACTGCCTAAACATGTCCGGGAAAGTGAAGTGTTATCAGCAAACAACTTGGGTAGACTCGGAAATATTGAACAATTACCATCACAGGAAAGCATTATTGAAGCCAGGACATTTCGGACGGTTGCGATGGCTTATACCAAGTTCGAAGGAGAAGAATTAAGGAATGAGGTTCACCGCCTCGCAAAAATTGAAATCGAAGCGGGCAATGCGGAAAAAGCTTTAACATTATTGTGCACGTTGAATGGGTAA
- the fahA gene encoding fumarylacetoacetase yields MSEALKPWIKIPEDSDFSIHNLPFGIFSTSDLSKRVGVAVGNYVLSLNSAYSLRLFRSLNLDSDTLVNEYLNDFIDQGKEVTNGVRAILREHLCDESSPLFKSFPFIPMEEVTMHLPIRVGDYTDFYSSIEHATNVGKMFRDPENALLPNWKHLPVGYHGRASSIVVSGVDIHRPKGQTKPPEGAPVYGPSQRMDFELEMGFVIGKNSDIGDSISTDQAEDYIFGMVLFNDWSARDIQKWEYVPLGPFLGKNFASSVSPWIVPLEALDTFRVDGPDQDPKVLPYLEYSGQKNYDINLEVQIRSENADSPTSVSNSNFKYMYWNMAQQLAHHTVNGCNVAVGDVMASGTISGQDPSSFGSMLELSWAGSKSVTLNNGEERKFLKDGDTVIMKGYAEKDGIRVGFGEVRSKLLPAK; encoded by the coding sequence ATGTCAGAAGCGCTTAAACCCTGGATTAAAATCCCGGAAGACTCAGATTTTTCAATTCATAATCTCCCTTTTGGAATATTCTCAACCAGTGACCTTTCTAAACGGGTTGGAGTAGCTGTTGGAAATTATGTATTGAGCCTGAATTCTGCCTATTCACTTCGACTATTTCGGTCTCTAAATTTGGACAGTGATACTTTAGTTAATGAGTATCTGAATGATTTCATCGATCAAGGAAAAGAGGTTACTAACGGTGTTCGTGCTATTTTAAGAGAACATTTATGTGATGAATCTTCGCCACTGTTCAAGTCCTTTCCCTTTATCCCAATGGAAGAAGTAACGATGCATCTTCCCATTAGAGTGGGAGACTACACAGACTTTTATTCGAGCATAGAGCACGCTACCAATGTTGGGAAAATGTTCCGGGATCCGGAGAATGCACTTCTACCAAACTGGAAACACTTACCCGTTGGGTACCACGGTAGGGCTTCTTCAATTGTTGTTTCAGGTGTAGATATTCATCGACCAAAAGGTCAAACTAAACCTCCTGAAGGCGCACCCGTTTATGGCCCTTCTCAGCGTATGGATTTTGAACTGGAAATGGGATTTGTGATCGGGAAAAACTCAGACATAGGTGATTCCATTTCAACCGATCAGGCTGAAGATTATATTTTTGGGATGGTGCTATTTAATGACTGGTCAGCAAGAGATATTCAAAAATGGGAATATGTCCCTTTAGGTCCATTCCTTGGTAAAAACTTCGCCTCATCAGTTTCTCCATGGATAGTTCCTCTGGAAGCTCTTGACACTTTTCGGGTAGATGGCCCCGACCAGGATCCGAAAGTGCTTCCTTACCTGGAGTATTCAGGACAAAAGAATTACGATATCAACCTCGAGGTGCAAATCCGCTCTGAAAATGCTGACAGTCCAACCTCGGTATCTAACTCCAATTTCAAGTACATGTATTGGAATATGGCTCAGCAGTTGGCACATCATACCGTAAATGGTTGCAATGTAGCGGTTGGGGATGTTATGGCTTCAGGAACTATTTCCGGACAAGATCCCTCCTCCTTTGGCTCAATGCTTGAATTGTCCTGGGCGGGATCAAAATCTGTTACTCTGAATAATGGTGAAGAACGAAAATTCCTTAAGGACGGTGATACGGTTATTATGAAAGGATATGCCGAAAAAGATGGTATTCGTGTTGGCTTTGGTGAAGTCCGATCTAAACTATTACCTGCTAAATAA
- a CDS encoding AAA family ATPase, which translates to MNDQILNEISVLLKSHYHVINIETIDDDRAEAIAKEISDLIQIPFYIWSVHRGLFNYTERDVHPDTEDVFNLLSHISGSTSEGIYLLRGFKPFLDDIKVNTHLISLVDRLENDRSALFFTGKDAQLEDPLRSHVASIKLPLPSEDDFVVLLKQIYTDLKRKERIEINISKPDLDKLIMNLRGLTLFEAKKILTMIMVEDGTLTKDDIQVVIDSKKKLIEKEGLLEYYTAEESFGDIAALDGLKDWLKKRQIFVEKPDQAKKAGLIFPKGILLLGVPGTGKSLCAKAVSKEWGLPLLKMDPAKLYSKYIGETESKFNKAMEISEKMSPLILWIDEIEKAFASGGDADGGLSQRVIGSFLSWMQERKGDVFVIATANDVEKLPPEFLRKGRFDEIFFVDLPDYEARKSILDIHMKRREMALNLLNLERLAELTEGFSGAELEQVLIGALYSSFSNKTEITQEDIEEEIRSTYPLSQTFEHKIQTLREWAKTRTVSAN; encoded by the coding sequence ATGAATGATCAAATACTGAACGAGATATCCGTTCTTCTTAAGTCCCATTATCACGTCATTAATATTGAAACCATTGATGATGACCGTGCTGAAGCAATCGCCAAAGAGATTTCAGACCTGATTCAGATACCCTTTTATATATGGTCTGTACACCGGGGGCTATTTAATTATACAGAGCGGGACGTTCACCCGGATACCGAAGACGTGTTCAATTTATTGTCACATATCAGTGGTTCCACTTCAGAAGGGATTTATTTATTGAGGGGCTTCAAACCTTTTCTTGATGATATAAAAGTAAATACTCACTTAATCAGTCTGGTTGATCGGCTCGAAAATGACCGAAGCGCTTTATTCTTTACCGGAAAAGATGCCCAATTAGAAGATCCCCTTCGTTCACATGTAGCTTCCATCAAATTGCCCCTTCCTTCTGAAGACGACTTTGTTGTGCTATTAAAGCAGATCTATACAGATTTAAAACGAAAAGAACGCATCGAGATAAATATTTCTAAGCCTGATTTGGACAAACTCATTATGAACCTGAGGGGCCTCACTCTTTTTGAAGCCAAGAAAATATTGACCATGATTATGGTTGAAGATGGTACACTTACTAAGGATGATATTCAGGTTGTCATAGATTCTAAAAAGAAGCTAATCGAGAAAGAAGGCCTTCTGGAATATTATACTGCTGAGGAGAGCTTTGGTGATATCGCTGCTCTTGACGGGTTAAAGGATTGGCTAAAAAAACGTCAGATTTTTGTGGAAAAACCGGATCAGGCGAAAAAAGCAGGGTTAATATTTCCAAAAGGCATCCTTTTATTGGGTGTGCCCGGAACCGGAAAAAGCTTGTGTGCAAAAGCAGTCTCTAAAGAATGGGGATTACCTTTATTGAAAATGGATCCTGCAAAATTATACAGTAAATATATTGGGGAAACGGAGAGCAAGTTCAATAAGGCGATGGAGATTTCAGAGAAAATGTCCCCGCTTATCTTGTGGATTGATGAAATAGAAAAAGCTTTTGCAAGCGGAGGTGATGCCGATGGCGGGCTATCTCAGCGTGTAATTGGCAGCTTCCTTTCCTGGATGCAGGAGCGCAAAGGAGACGTTTTTGTAATCGCTACCGCAAATGATGTAGAAAAATTACCGCCCGAGTTTTTAAGAAAGGGCAGGTTTGATGAAATCTTTTTTGTGGATTTGCCTGACTATGAAGCCAGAAAATCTATTCTGGATATACATATGAAAAGAAGGGAAATGGCTCTGAACCTCTTAAATCTAGAAAGATTAGCAGAGCTTACCGAAGGATTTAGTGGCGCAGAACTGGAACAAGTACTTATTGGGGCTCTTTATTCTTCATTCTCCAATAAAACTGAAATTACCCAGGAAGATATAGAAGAGGAAATCAGGAGCACCTACCCATTGTCACAAACCTTTGAACATAAAATCCAGACGCTAAGAGAGTGGGCAAAGACCCGAACTGTTTCCGCAAATTGA
- a CDS encoding homogentisate 1,2-dioxygenase, with the protein MPIYHRLGKIPQKRHTQFRKPDGNLYYEQLFGTIGFDGMSTLSYHVHRPTMVQEVGAPIDVAPKVAVPNNMKSMMLKGLDITPKDDYLESREAILTNSDVTLHLAAPKQSLTEYYYKNTDADELIFIHRGSGTLRTFIGNIDFEPGDYMLIPRGIIYQIRFDSEENRHFITESRVPIYSPKRYRNWFGQYLEHSPYCERDLKLPTELETHDETGEFLMKIKKGDMIHQLTYASHPFDVIGWDGYNFPYGFSIKNFEPITGRVHQPPPVHQTFETSAFVVCSFVPRLYDYHPQSIPAPYNHSNIDSDEVIYYVDGDFMSRKHVEQGFISLHPAGIPHGPHPGAYEGSIGKKETKEWAVMVDTFKPLMVTQNALDIDDGTYYQSWLEH; encoded by the coding sequence ATGCCTATTTATCATCGTCTTGGGAAAATTCCTCAAAAAAGGCATACCCAATTCAGGAAACCTGATGGGAATTTATATTACGAACAACTTTTTGGTACCATCGGTTTTGACGGGATGTCTACCCTTTCCTACCACGTCCATCGGCCAACTATGGTACAGGAAGTAGGCGCTCCTATTGATGTTGCCCCGAAAGTTGCTGTTCCAAATAACATGAAATCCATGATGCTTAAAGGCCTGGATATTACCCCAAAAGATGACTATCTGGAAAGCAGGGAGGCTATACTCACCAACAGCGATGTAACACTTCACCTGGCAGCCCCAAAACAATCTTTGACGGAGTATTACTATAAAAATACCGACGCCGATGAACTCATTTTCATCCATAGAGGAAGCGGTACATTGCGTACTTTTATCGGCAACATCGATTTTGAGCCCGGTGATTACATGCTCATTCCAAGAGGAATAATTTATCAAATCCGATTTGATAGCGAGGAAAACCGACATTTCATTACCGAATCAAGGGTGCCTATTTATTCTCCAAAAAGATACCGAAACTGGTTTGGCCAATACCTGGAGCATTCACCATACTGCGAGCGGGACTTAAAACTCCCCACTGAGTTGGAAACCCATGATGAGACTGGTGAGTTTTTGATGAAAATCAAAAAAGGAGATATGATCCATCAACTAACTTATGCTTCTCATCCTTTTGATGTAATTGGATGGGATGGATACAATTTCCCATATGGATTCTCTATTAAGAATTTTGAACCGATTACAGGTCGCGTTCATCAACCACCTCCAGTACATCAAACCTTCGAGACTTCGGCTTTTGTAGTTTGCTCTTTTGTGCCAAGACTATATGACTATCATCCACAATCTATCCCAGCTCCTTACAATCACTCCAACATCGATTCGGATGAAGTAATTTATTATGTTGATGGTGATTTCATGAGCAGGAAACATGTGGAACAAGGCTTTATTTCTTTACACCCTGCCGGAATACCTCATGGACCACATCCTGGTGCTTATGAAGGAAGTATTGGCAAAAAGGAAACCAAAGAATGGGCAGTTATGGTTGATACCTTCAAACCATTAATGGTCACACAAAATGCTCTCGATATTGATGACGGTACATACTATCAGTCTTGGTTAGAACACTAA
- the purU gene encoding formyltetrahydrofolate deformylase translates to MSFQNEAILLIHCEDKPGIIAAVTQYILDHKGNILDLDQHTDSEKQKFYMRVSWDLEHFDLEREEIRSSFNKEIGDPFEMKWELYFADQTPRVALFVSRQQHCLFDILARWQSGEWKVEIPLIISNHEQASETAEKFGIQFYHLPISKENKAEQEAVQLELLKENGIDLVVLARYMQILSGNFIDQFRNRIINIHHSFLPAFPGARPYHSAHERGVKIIGATSHYVTEDLDEGPIIEQEIVHVTHRDDVPSLVRKGRDLETIVLSRAVWKHIERKTLVTDNRTIIFN, encoded by the coding sequence ATGAGCTTTCAAAACGAAGCTATTCTCTTAATCCATTGTGAAGACAAACCGGGCATTATCGCTGCGGTAACCCAATATATTTTAGATCACAAAGGAAATATTCTGGATTTGGACCAGCACACAGATTCTGAAAAGCAGAAGTTTTATATGAGGGTATCCTGGGATTTGGAGCATTTTGATCTTGAGAGAGAAGAGATCAGATCGAGTTTTAACAAAGAAATAGGTGACCCATTTGAAATGAAATGGGAATTATATTTCGCAGATCAAACACCTCGAGTAGCGTTATTTGTATCCCGGCAGCAGCATTGTTTATTCGATATCCTTGCCAGATGGCAAAGCGGGGAATGGAAAGTTGAAATCCCGCTAATTATCAGCAATCACGAGCAAGCCAGTGAAACGGCAGAGAAGTTTGGTATTCAGTTTTATCATCTTCCAATATCAAAAGAAAACAAGGCCGAACAAGAAGCAGTCCAGCTAGAACTTTTAAAAGAAAATGGTATTGATTTGGTGGTTCTGGCCAGGTATATGCAAATCCTTTCAGGTAATTTTATTGATCAATTCAGAAACAGGATTATCAATATCCATCACTCCTTTTTACCAGCTTTTCCGGGTGCCAGGCCTTACCACTCTGCTCATGAACGAGGGGTGAAAATTATTGGGGCCACCAGTCACTATGTAACCGAAGATTTGGATGAAGGTCCGATTATTGAACAGGAAATAGTACATGTTACCCACAGAGATGACGTGCCAAGTTTAGTAAGAAAAGGTCGTGATCTGGAAACGATTGTGCTTTCCCGCGCTGTTTGGAAACATATTGAAAGAAAGACATTGGTAACGGACAACCGAACTATTATTTTCAACTAA
- a CDS encoding PQQ-dependent sugar dehydrogenase — translation MKKILLPLLLLGLIVNQSQAQYSYELYVEGIQTPWGMDWLPNGDMLVTDRSGELYLVKDGELQDETIAGLPDDILAQRQGGLLDVRVHPNYADNGWIYLAYSFSEGRNASTKIVRARLDGNALTDMETIYKADPNSNRGVHYGGRIEFDNDGYLFFTIGDRGYRDDLPQDLSKDGGKVYRLMDNGTVPSDNPFVGSDNSVEATYSYGHRNPQGMAMNPATGVIWTHEHGPRGGDELNIIHPGKNYGWPILSYGINYSGSSFAEGTEREGMESPINYWVPSIAPSGMAFVTSDNYPEWKGHLLVGSLKFNNVELLKLDGDSVTGIEKVLEGIGRVRSVEEGPDGNIYIGVVGQGIFKVVAD, via the coding sequence ATGAAAAAAATACTACTCCCACTACTACTCTTAGGACTCATCGTAAATCAAAGCCAGGCTCAGTATTCCTATGAATTATATGTTGAAGGTATTCAGACTCCCTGGGGGATGGACTGGCTACCTAATGGAGATATGCTGGTTACTGACCGGAGTGGAGAGCTCTACCTGGTTAAGGATGGTGAACTACAAGACGAAACAATTGCAGGTTTACCCGATGATATATTAGCTCAACGCCAGGGAGGGCTACTAGACGTGAGAGTCCACCCAAACTATGCGGATAATGGATGGATTTATTTGGCCTATTCTTTCAGTGAAGGCAGAAATGCGAGTACAAAAATCGTACGGGCTAGGCTAGATGGTAACGCACTTACTGATATGGAAACTATTTACAAAGCAGATCCTAATTCAAATCGCGGAGTTCATTATGGGGGTAGGATCGAGTTTGATAATGATGGGTATTTATTCTTCACAATTGGCGATCGTGGCTATCGAGATGATTTACCCCAGGACCTTTCCAAAGATGGGGGAAAAGTTTATCGGTTAATGGATAATGGAACAGTGCCATCCGATAATCCTTTTGTAGGATCAGACAATTCGGTAGAAGCTACCTATTCTTATGGTCACAGAAATCCACAAGGAATGGCAATGAACCCAGCTACCGGGGTAATCTGGACGCATGAACACGGTCCAAGAGGAGGAGATGAATTGAACATTATACATCCAGGAAAAAATTATGGGTGGCCAATTCTAAGCTATGGGATAAACTATAGCGGATCTTCTTTTGCAGAAGGAACAGAACGAGAAGGGATGGAGTCTCCAATTAACTACTGGGTTCCTTCTATTGCTCCATCCGGAATGGCCTTTGTAACCAGTGATAATTACCCGGAATGGAAAGGACATCTTTTAGTCGGTTCTCTAAAGTTCAACAATGTAGAGCTTCTTAAACTGGACGGCGATTCGGTAACCGGAATAGAAAAAGTTCTGGAGGGAATCGGAAGAGTTCGAAGCGTTGAAGAAGGCCCTGATGGCAATATCTATATAGGAGTTGTAGGCCAGGGAATTTTTAAGGTAGTTGCTGATTAG